One window from the genome of Dyadobacter sp. CECT 9275 encodes:
- a CDS encoding RagB/SusD family nutrient uptake outer membrane protein produces the protein MKKYSLILGFISALTLLSSCEKQLDKVNPNAVTSENYFKTSKELEKGVNAAYTTLNGSYLVGNCYIWLHDLRSDDFVGTTLADDRGEILRGTHGVNNSYIERVWKGFYIVIHRANVVINNTVENDPDDSGNQLKNRVVAEAKFLRAFSYFELASLWGGVPLITKPVSDFSGFVARSTQKAIYEAAIADLKEAAGVLPASYGAADNGRATQGAANALLGRIYMQMNDYANAKMYLEKVRTSNLYSLVGNSNENFQEETEFNKESVFEVVFSPNPSAAEDEGDDYAQGLYRESTNGTRQYDMNTGNGVVLPAPGLKAGFEKDDIRKKTAIYEVGDTWAGGLMTQESWKKYTLSYKNAMPGNVASGINRRLIRYAEVLLMLAECENETGNLPGAIARLNEVRSRADLKAAKLSLYPTAAFPCNTPDEVLKAVMHEKKVELAGEQVRNRDIIRWRAAGKLALLGGEPISYFQASKHGLLPIPQSEIDRNIALGSAGVPAQNPGY, from the coding sequence ATGAAAAAATATAGCCTTATACTTGGATTCATTTCCGCCCTTACCCTGCTCAGCAGCTGTGAAAAACAGCTCGACAAGGTAAACCCTAATGCCGTCACGTCAGAAAACTATTTCAAGACAAGTAAAGAACTTGAAAAGGGTGTAAACGCTGCCTATACCACCCTCAATGGCAGTTACCTCGTAGGGAACTGTTACATCTGGCTGCATGATCTGCGGTCCGACGATTTTGTAGGAACCACCCTGGCCGATGATCGCGGAGAAATTCTCAGGGGTACACACGGGGTCAACAATTCCTACATCGAACGAGTCTGGAAAGGCTTTTACATTGTGATCCACCGTGCCAATGTAGTAATCAATAACACAGTGGAAAACGATCCGGACGATTCGGGCAATCAGCTTAAAAACCGGGTAGTGGCCGAAGCAAAATTCCTCCGGGCTTTCTCCTATTTCGAGCTTGCCAGCCTGTGGGGAGGTGTTCCTTTGATCACCAAACCGGTAAGTGATTTCAGTGGTTTTGTGGCGCGGTCAACCCAGAAAGCGATTTACGAAGCAGCCATTGCAGACCTCAAAGAAGCCGCCGGAGTTTTACCTGCTTCCTATGGTGCTGCGGATAACGGAAGAGCCACCCAGGGAGCCGCCAATGCCCTGCTGGGCCGGATTTACATGCAGATGAACGATTATGCCAATGCAAAAATGTATCTGGAAAAAGTGAGGACATCCAACCTCTATTCACTGGTGGGAAATAGCAACGAAAACTTTCAGGAAGAAACGGAGTTCAACAAAGAGTCCGTTTTCGAAGTAGTGTTCTCGCCTAACCCTTCCGCAGCAGAGGATGAGGGTGACGACTACGCGCAGGGATTATACCGCGAGTCAACCAATGGTACCCGGCAGTATGACATGAATACGGGGAATGGCGTTGTGCTTCCTGCGCCAGGCCTGAAAGCCGGATTTGAAAAAGATGATATCCGTAAAAAAACGGCTATTTATGAAGTCGGTGATACTTGGGCAGGGGGCTTGATGACACAGGAATCCTGGAAAAAGTATACCCTCAGCTACAAAAACGCAATGCCCGGAAATGTAGCGAGTGGTATCAACCGTCGCCTGATCCGCTATGCAGAAGTGTTACTGATGCTGGCAGAATGCGAGAACGAAACCGGAAATTTACCAGGAGCGATTGCCCGTTTGAACGAAGTACGCAGCCGTGCCGACCTGAAAGCTGCAAAGTTATCGCTCTATCCTACTGCCGCTTTCCCCTGCAACACCCCTGACGAGGTACTAAAAGCTGTTATGCATGAGAAAAAAGTGGAGCTGGCGGGAGAGCAGGTACGTAACAGGGATATCATCCGCTGGCGTGCGGCCGGCAAACTGGCCCTGCTGGGCGGCGAACCGATCTCCTACTTTCAGGCAAGCAAGCACGGCCTGCTGCCTATCCCTCAATCTGAAATCGACAGGAACATTGCGCTGGGATCAGCTGGCGTACCTGCCCAAAATCCGGGTTATTAA
- a CDS encoding glycoside hydrolase family 97 protein — protein MRLLYYLLAIISTVSQAAVVREISSPDQSIRLTVHLETKLTYSIYYKNALLVAPSEIDMLLSSGNRLSDGLAKPKFTQKFHQETIISPVPEKRRNIPDVYQELKIELPNAFAVHFRVYNDGVAYRIVTSFKDDIEVKSETATFRFPGNPLTYFPEVIPSSGLDKYHTSFEEPYTLKRLDSISDKNLFFTPILLSPDVEPKIAITESDLEDYPGMFLTGSQHNALVGNFAPYPLAEAVTDDQYAQKYVTERAAFLAKTKGNRNFPWRVLIIAPEDKDLPANDLVYRLASPSRVSDVSWVKPGKATDEWVISSNIFNVPFKSGINTETYKYYIDFAKKYGFERIMMDAGWSDTHDLFKINPDINMDEIVAYAKNRGIGISMWTLALTLEKQLEPALDQFNKWDVDFIMTDFINRDDQKAVQFFFKIAEACARHKLMVMFHGAFKPAGFNRTFPHAIAREAVLGSEYNMWSEKATPEHNLLLPFIRMLSGPMDYEPGLLTNATPKTFRAVGENVMSMTTRAQQLAMYIVYESPIQFFTGNPSQGHTEPDFMKLLGGIPTVWDTTRILDARLGDYLVTARKNGNDWYIGAINDATPRNLSISLDFLEQGSYSATICEDGMNADRYAADYRLSSQTVTRQTRLPVQLAPGGGYVIKLTKN, from the coding sequence ATGCGCCTGTTATACTATCTGTTAGCCATTATTTCAACTGTTTCTCAGGCGGCCGTTGTAAGAGAAATCAGCTCGCCGGATCAATCCATCCGGCTGACGGTCCACCTGGAAACAAAACTTACTTACAGCATTTATTATAAAAATGCACTCCTTGTGGCACCCTCCGAAATTGATATGCTGCTGTCTTCCGGCAACAGGCTTTCAGACGGACTCGCTAAACCTAAGTTCACGCAAAAATTTCACCAGGAGACGATTATCTCTCCGGTACCCGAAAAAAGAAGAAATATTCCGGATGTATACCAGGAATTAAAAATTGAGTTACCAAACGCTTTCGCAGTACATTTCAGAGTATATAATGATGGAGTGGCGTACCGGATCGTAACATCTTTCAAAGACGATATCGAAGTAAAGAGTGAGACCGCCACCTTTCGTTTTCCGGGCAACCCGCTTACCTACTTCCCGGAAGTGATACCATCATCGGGTCTGGACAAGTACCACACCAGTTTTGAAGAACCCTATACCCTGAAAAGGCTGGACAGTATCTCGGATAAAAATCTCTTTTTCACGCCCATACTGCTTTCGCCGGATGTAGAGCCCAAAATAGCCATTACCGAATCTGACCTGGAAGATTATCCCGGCATGTTCCTGACCGGAAGCCAGCATAACGCGCTTGTCGGAAATTTTGCCCCCTATCCCCTGGCCGAAGCAGTTACAGACGACCAGTATGCACAGAAATACGTAACAGAAAGAGCGGCTTTCCTGGCAAAAACCAAAGGCAACCGAAATTTCCCCTGGAGGGTGCTGATCATCGCCCCGGAGGACAAAGACCTTCCTGCCAATGACCTTGTCTACCGTCTGGCCTCCCCTTCCCGTGTCAGCGATGTTTCCTGGGTCAAACCCGGCAAGGCAACTGACGAATGGGTCATTTCCTCCAACATTTTTAATGTACCTTTCAAGAGCGGTATCAATACCGAAACCTATAAGTACTATATTGATTTCGCCAAAAAATATGGTTTTGAAAGGATCATGATGGACGCCGGATGGAGTGATACGCACGACCTGTTTAAGATCAATCCGGATATCAACATGGATGAAATTGTTGCTTACGCCAAAAACAGGGGCATCGGGATCAGCATGTGGACGCTGGCGCTTACACTCGAGAAGCAACTGGAACCTGCACTGGACCAATTTAATAAGTGGGATGTCGATTTTATCATGACCGATTTCATCAACCGGGATGATCAGAAAGCCGTTCAGTTTTTTTTCAAAATAGCCGAAGCCTGTGCCAGGCATAAACTGATGGTGATGTTTCATGGCGCCTTTAAACCTGCCGGATTCAACCGTACCTTCCCGCATGCCATTGCGCGGGAGGCTGTCCTGGGGTCAGAGTATAATATGTGGAGCGAAAAAGCAACTCCGGAACACAATCTTTTGCTGCCTTTCATCAGGATGCTGAGCGGCCCTATGGACTATGAACCCGGCCTGCTGACCAACGCAACACCTAAAACTTTCAGAGCGGTGGGAGAAAACGTCATGTCCATGACCACCCGCGCCCAGCAGCTTGCTATGTACATTGTGTATGAAAGCCCGATCCAGTTTTTTACAGGCAATCCGTCACAAGGCCATACCGAGCCTGATTTCATGAAATTACTGGGTGGGATACCTACCGTTTGGGATACCACCCGAATCCTGGACGCCCGCCTTGGCGACTATCTGGTAACAGCCCGCAAAAATGGGAACGACTGGTATATAGGAGCCATCAACGACGCCACACCACGAAACCTGAGCATATCTCTGGATTTTTTAGAGCAAGGCAGTTACAGTGCAACAATATGTGAAGATGGCATGAATGCCGACCGGTATGCCGCGGACTACCGGTTGTCTTCCCAGACGGTAACCCGCCAGACCAGGCTACCTGTACAGCTGGCTCCCGGCGGAGGGTATGTGATTAAACTTACAAAAAACTAA
- a CDS encoding alpha-amylase family protein — MLERLSFAAIRNWLPIFCLLLSITKGTGQPVTKVYPGADEKTPSMAMYFDWINRNWYGSNEHKVLKALDFFSWMKAQYGMQMDVFLLDAGMFDNGPSCSSVPGRPAYGSLDSPWFTKAFPNGFHSIYQKATASGTRLGLWIGPDGYGDTADEAQKRVDLLVKLCTDFNLKVLKLDACSSDLRPEKEKYFIEAMRRARQSVPDLIVLNHRISLSPEAKKHTTTFLWEGKETYIDVNNFNEATAIHHRQGNMQRGYPPKLARLTEDHGICLSSALDFWEDDLILQAFNRSLILAPEIYGNPWLLKDEEFPTLARIYNLHRKYRDILVNGTALPEARYGYKAVSRGDSLTRFITLRNNSWDSKTFQLLADTSIGLGRAQRVIVKQVHPTEKVIGEYAFGDQVAVNVQPFRSALFMVSSENKDLSVRGVDYRITEDVAGKPVRIQLLGKPGTTRTVKVNPAERHFKGAKLDGKPADAILKGTKVTFPGTVSTAPFHRKLGNLHKTTSPTTSQVMFYESMCFANDNNALEVRSLQRAGKTSFPEVQAARDAFFEDSLFVATGSWDKFAFDGDTTTYFNAYASIYTKGAIQPGALRLDLGKPTNCDQILLRNIPQSYETGEILFSNDLAKWQAAAARRIAHHLVITIPEGQSCRYIKITKAPLSVSEIEVFYKNQKLKNNNLKASNLFHSERVAAHSWTGSFTVTRADSGSYLALAIPGKYKTEDLFAGIMSGMDLIAPKDRSPSFPYNNWEHVDTSNGNVTFYFPLNASMRNKPLKITLFSADPAQVALQPEVWVTAYPEPFVKKELVLD, encoded by the coding sequence ATGTTAGAACGACTTTCTTTTGCCGCCATTCGCAATTGGCTTCCTATTTTTTGCCTGCTTTTAAGTATAACAAAAGGGACCGGGCAGCCCGTGACCAAAGTATATCCCGGAGCTGACGAAAAGACACCCTCCATGGCCATGTATTTTGACTGGATTAACAGAAACTGGTATGGTTCCAACGAACACAAGGTACTGAAAGCCCTCGACTTTTTTAGCTGGATGAAGGCACAGTACGGGATGCAGATGGATGTGTTCCTGCTGGACGCCGGTATGTTTGACAACGGTCCTAGTTGCTCCTCCGTTCCGGGAAGGCCAGCATACGGCAGTTTGGATTCACCATGGTTTACCAAAGCTTTTCCCAACGGCTTTCATTCCATCTACCAAAAGGCCACTGCCTCCGGCACCCGGCTGGGGCTGTGGATCGGTCCCGACGGCTACGGGGACACGGCGGATGAAGCACAAAAACGGGTTGATTTACTGGTGAAACTTTGTACGGATTTCAATCTGAAAGTACTGAAACTGGATGCCTGTTCCAGTGATCTCAGGCCCGAAAAAGAAAAATATTTTATCGAAGCAATGCGGAGAGCACGCCAGTCGGTGCCCGATTTAATTGTGCTCAATCACCGAATCTCACTGAGCCCCGAAGCAAAAAAACACACTACTACTTTTTTATGGGAAGGGAAAGAAACCTATATCGACGTCAATAATTTTAATGAGGCAACCGCCATACATCACCGGCAAGGTAATATGCAGCGCGGTTATCCGCCGAAGCTGGCCCGGCTCACCGAAGACCATGGTATATGCCTGTCGTCGGCACTTGATTTTTGGGAAGACGACCTGATCCTGCAGGCATTTAACCGCAGCCTGATTCTGGCTCCGGAGATTTACGGCAATCCCTGGCTTCTGAAAGATGAAGAATTCCCAACCCTGGCGCGAATCTACAATCTGCACCGTAAATACCGGGATATTCTTGTAAACGGAACAGCATTACCAGAAGCAAGGTATGGTTACAAAGCCGTTTCCCGTGGCGATTCCCTTACCCGGTTCATCACTTTGAGGAATAACAGCTGGGATTCCAAAACTTTCCAGCTCCTTGCCGACACATCCATCGGGCTAGGGCGGGCACAGCGGGTTATTGTAAAACAGGTACATCCTACCGAAAAAGTAATTGGAGAATATGCCTTTGGGGACCAGGTTGCGGTAAATGTACAGCCGTTTCGTTCCGCATTGTTTATGGTAAGTTCCGAAAACAAGGACTTGTCTGTAAGAGGCGTTGACTACAGAATCACGGAAGACGTTGCGGGAAAACCGGTCAGAATTCAATTGCTGGGAAAACCGGGTACCACCCGCACCGTGAAGGTAAACCCGGCGGAGCGTCATTTTAAAGGGGCAAAGCTGGATGGCAAACCAGCTGATGCTATCCTGAAAGGAACAAAAGTTACCTTCCCGGGTACCGTGAGTACAGCGCCATTCCACCGAAAACTTGGCAACCTTCATAAGACCACGTCGCCAACGACTTCGCAGGTAATGTTTTATGAAAGCATGTGTTTTGCCAACGACAACAATGCGCTGGAAGTAAGAAGCCTGCAGCGTGCAGGAAAAACCAGTTTCCCGGAAGTACAGGCTGCCAGGGATGCTTTTTTTGAAGACAGCCTGTTTGTTGCCACCGGCTCATGGGATAAGTTTGCATTCGACGGGGATACCACTACGTACTTCAATGCCTATGCCAGTATCTATACCAAGGGAGCCATCCAGCCGGGAGCCTTAAGGCTGGATCTGGGGAAACCAACAAACTGCGACCAAATCTTGCTTCGGAATATACCTCAGTCGTACGAAACGGGTGAAATCCTGTTTTCTAATGACCTCGCCAAATGGCAGGCCGCAGCTGCCAGACGCATTGCTCACCACCTCGTCATTACCATCCCCGAAGGGCAAAGCTGCAGGTATATAAAAATCACAAAGGCGCCGTTGTCGGTGAGCGAGATTGAAGTTTTTTACAAAAATCAAAAATTGAAAAATAATAATCTGAAAGCCAGCAATTTGTTCCATTCGGAGCGCGTGGCGGCACATTCCTGGACAGGTTCGTTTACAGTTACGCGGGCTGATTCCGGCAGTTATCTGGCCCTGGCCATACCGGGGAAATATAAAACGGAGGACCTTTTTGCAGGAATAATGTCCGGCATGGACCTTATTGCCCCCAAAGACCGCAGTCCTTCGTTTCCATACAACAACTGGGAGCACGTGGATACCTCCAATGGAAATGTAACTTTCTATTTTCCGCTTAACGCATCTATGCGTAACAAGCCTCTAAAGATAACCCTGTTTTCAGCCGATCCCGCTCAGGTTGCCCTTCAGCCGGAGGTCTGGGTCACAGCATATCCGGAGCCATTTGTAAAAAAGGAATTGGTGCTGGATTAA
- a CDS encoding IS256 family transposase, whose product MEKTEFEQMRDKALEQLMKGQSLTGKDGVFAPLLQQFLESALESGMNAHLSSEERESGNKRNGKGSKRLKTISGEIILTTPEDRKSSFLPQIVKKCETVLADNLAPQIIGLYSKGMSFRDISDHIQQMYDVEISHSTLSEITERVIPQVKEWQNRPLESLYTIVWMDAMHYKVKDGGRVVPRAVYNVLGVNRHGYKELIGMYISESEGSNFWLSVLTDLKSRGVKDILIACTDNLTGFSEAIISVFPGSEIQTCVIHQIRNSLKYVASKDQKAFMQDLKNVYQAPTQEKAELELEKLDENWGKKYPIVIKSWYSNWHKLSTYFAYDEHIRKLIYTTNAVEGFHRQVRKITKTKGAFPNDMALLKLIYLAVENISKKWTSPLLNWAITSQQLDIKFGDRMKMDL is encoded by the coding sequence ATGGAAAAGACAGAATTCGAACAGATGCGCGACAAGGCGCTCGAACAGTTGATGAAAGGACAATCGTTGACTGGTAAAGACGGGGTGTTTGCTCCGCTGCTTCAACAATTTTTGGAAAGCGCTCTTGAGTCGGGAATGAATGCTCATCTAAGTTCGGAGGAGCGAGAGTCTGGTAATAAGCGCAATGGCAAAGGCAGTAAGCGCCTAAAAACCATTTCGGGCGAAATTATTCTGACTACGCCTGAGGATCGAAAAAGCAGCTTTTTGCCGCAAATCGTCAAGAAATGTGAAACCGTGCTAGCCGATAATCTGGCTCCTCAAATTATTGGATTATACAGCAAGGGTATGAGTTTTAGGGACATCTCGGATCACATCCAACAAATGTACGATGTAGAGATCTCTCACAGCACGCTCTCAGAGATTACAGAACGGGTGATTCCCCAAGTGAAAGAATGGCAGAATCGCCCCCTGGAAAGCCTTTACACAATCGTGTGGATGGATGCTATGCATTATAAAGTCAAGGATGGGGGGCGGGTTGTGCCGCGTGCGGTCTATAATGTACTGGGAGTAAACCGGCACGGATACAAGGAGTTAATAGGTATGTATATATCTGAAAGCGAGGGTTCTAACTTCTGGCTATCGGTACTGACGGACTTAAAATCCAGAGGGGTAAAGGATATTTTGATTGCTTGTACGGATAATCTTACAGGTTTTTCAGAGGCGATTATATCGGTCTTCCCCGGCTCGGAGATCCAGACCTGTGTGATCCATCAGATCCGTAATTCACTAAAATATGTAGCCTCCAAAGATCAGAAGGCTTTTATGCAGGATCTGAAAAATGTTTATCAAGCCCCCACCCAAGAAAAAGCCGAACTTGAACTCGAAAAACTCGATGAGAACTGGGGAAAAAAGTATCCCATAGTAATCAAATCCTGGTACAGTAACTGGCACAAACTATCAACCTATTTTGCTTATGATGAGCATATTAGAAAACTTATCTATACTACCAATGCTGTTGAAGGATTCCATAGGCAGGTACGTAAAATCACAAAGACAAAAGGAGCTTTTCCTAATGATATGGCTCTTTTGAAACTTATCTATCTGGCTGTCGAAAATATTAGCAAAAAATGGACCTCTCCCTTACTAAACTGGGCCATTACCTCGCAACAATTGGATATCAAGTTTGGTGACAGAATGAAAATGGATCTATGA
- a CDS encoding alpha/beta fold hydrolase, with protein MEKQIFESAYATVNGLKMYYEVHGSGDIPLVLIHGGGSTIWTTFGRILPLFAKNRKVIGVELQAHGHSGDRDTDVTFEQDADDVAALLAHLGINKADFLGFSNGGSTALQIGIRHPDVVRKLIVVSAIYKRSGLFSGFFDMMETASLENMPQPLQAEYLRVAPDKTKLQVMHDKDRDRMIHFKDWPESDLRTITMPTLIMNADRDVVLPEHAIEMARLIPHAELIILPGTHGAFLGEICTVEEGSRMPALVADMLDEWLEK; from the coding sequence ATGGAAAAACAAATATTTGAAAGTGCTTATGCCACGGTAAATGGATTGAAAATGTATTACGAAGTGCATGGAAGCGGCGACATTCCCTTGGTGCTGATCCATGGCGGCGGCTCTACCATCTGGACAACCTTTGGCCGGATATTACCTTTATTTGCAAAAAACCGAAAAGTAATCGGGGTGGAGTTGCAGGCGCACGGGCATTCCGGCGACAGAGATACCGACGTGACATTTGAACAGGATGCGGATGATGTAGCTGCCTTGCTTGCCCATCTCGGAATAAATAAAGCCGATTTTCTGGGTTTCAGTAATGGAGGTAGCACAGCTCTGCAGATCGGGATCAGACATCCGGACGTCGTTCGTAAACTGATTGTTGTGTCGGCCATTTACAAAAGGAGCGGCCTATTTTCCGGTTTTTTTGATATGATGGAAACCGCGTCACTAGAGAACATGCCGCAGCCGTTGCAGGCAGAATATCTGCGCGTGGCTCCGGACAAAACCAAACTTCAGGTCATGCACGACAAGGATCGTGACAGGATGATTCACTTCAAAGACTGGCCGGAAAGCGACCTGCGTACCATCACCATGCCGACACTGATTATGAATGCAGACCGGGATGTGGTCCTGCCCGAGCATGCCATTGAGATGGCACGCCTCATACCTCATGCCGAACTGATCATTTTGCCCGGTACACATGGGGCGTTTCTGGGAGAAATCTGTACGGTGGAGGAAGGTAGCAGAATGCCCGCGCTGGTGGCCGATATGCTGGACGAGTGGCTGGAAAAGTAG
- the eptA gene encoding phosphoethanolamine--lipid A transferase EptA encodes MSIVKDRLKIIHFVLFLSFINFLFFHYPFFSFVFKNVDYKSINGVILTGSLIVAALVANAFAFYLFCSLFRVVGKVLLSILFIINSVAVYFVNTYSIILDESMIGNVLNTKYEEAASFFSVKLLVYLIFLGIIPSLYITKIKIIYSAWKKFLVNTSLMLVFLLALIFANASNWLWVDKNAKELIGLAMPWSYVVNTMRFYIHEHDKNKKEILLPDATIKDSQKSIVVLVIGESARSQNFSLYGYKRNTNPFLSKIHNVFHFNATSAATYTTAGVKSILAHSGSDELYEILPNYLYRNNVEVIWRTTNWGEPPVHIKDYQDRNVLMSKCKGEGCGYDEILLYGLREQIEASRNNKILVVLHTSTSHGPTYSKKYPRQFETFKPVCNSVELGECSHDELINAYDNTIVYTDYVLSRVIEELKRFKDYNSTMIFVSDHGESLGEKNLYMHGLPLSIAPKEQYEIPFIVWLPDGSRQLKPNKMLSQNHVFHSVLSFLNIQSPIYDEKMNIFSR; translated from the coding sequence ATGAGTATTGTAAAGGATAGGCTGAAAATAATTCATTTTGTTTTGTTTTTGAGTTTTATTAACTTTTTATTTTTTCATTACCCGTTTTTTAGCTTTGTATTTAAAAATGTAGATTATAAAAGTATAAACGGTGTTATTCTCACTGGTAGCTTAATTGTAGCAGCATTGGTTGCCAATGCCTTTGCTTTTTATCTATTTTGTTCCCTTTTTCGGGTTGTCGGAAAGGTGTTACTTTCAATTCTATTTATAATCAATTCGGTAGCTGTTTACTTTGTTAATACTTACAGTATCATACTTGATGAAAGTATGATTGGCAATGTGCTCAATACTAAATATGAAGAGGCCGCAAGTTTCTTTTCTGTAAAATTATTAGTCTACTTGATATTTCTTGGCATTATTCCAAGTTTGTATATAACCAAGATCAAAATAATCTATTCTGCCTGGAAGAAATTTTTAGTTAATACTTCGCTTATGCTGGTATTTCTCCTTGCATTGATATTTGCAAATGCAAGCAACTGGCTATGGGTTGATAAAAATGCGAAGGAATTAATTGGTCTAGCCATGCCTTGGTCTTATGTGGTAAATACTATGCGTTTCTATATACACGAGCATGATAAAAACAAGAAGGAAATTTTATTACCAGATGCTACCATTAAGGATAGTCAGAAATCTATTGTAGTCCTGGTTATAGGAGAGTCGGCAAGAAGCCAGAACTTTTCTCTTTATGGATACAAGAGAAATACCAATCCATTTCTTTCCAAAATTCATAATGTATTCCATTTTAATGCTACTTCGGCTGCGACCTACACCACTGCCGGTGTAAAAAGCATTTTAGCGCATAGCGGTTCTGATGAGCTGTATGAGATTTTGCCCAATTATTTATATAGAAACAATGTAGAGGTTATTTGGAGAACCACAAATTGGGGAGAACCACCTGTTCATATCAAGGACTATCAGGATAGGAACGTTTTAATGTCCAAATGTAAAGGTGAAGGATGCGGCTATGACGAAATTCTTTTGTATGGATTAAGGGAGCAAATTGAAGCTAGCAGAAATAATAAAATATTGGTAGTACTGCATACGAGTACAAGCCACGGCCCTACCTATAGCAAAAAGTATCCGCGTCAATTTGAGACTTTTAAGCCGGTTTGCAATAGCGTTGAGTTAGGGGAATGCTCTCATGATGAGTTAATCAATGCTTATGACAATACAATTGTCTATACCGATTATGTTTTATCAAGGGTAATTGAAGAACTAAAACGATTTAAAGACTATAACAGTACCATGATTTTTGTCTCCGATCATGGTGAGTCATTAGGAGAAAAAAATCTATATATGCATGGTCTTCCTTTAAGTATAGCTCCCAAAGAACAATATGAGATTCCATTTATTGTCTGGTTGCCAGATGGTTCCAGGCAGCTCAAACCCAATAAGATGTTATCCCAGAATCATGTGTTTCACAGTGTGTTGAGCTTCTTAAATATACAAAGCCCCATTTATGATGAGAAAATGAATATTTTTTCTCGATAG
- a CDS encoding DUF3997 domain-containing protein: MKSISYILILFVLNACNLSDEIIKINADWQIYYEGKHNVIAEGRMKGRYYVIPCEVVKYCHDENFIIVMQNPQRECFLQIDTIDYKYGLNKVYYWIVLNKSGKLLGPMNIEELNRTRKLYKIPDQLKLETVFEVIRYELRQIQSTKIPC, encoded by the coding sequence ATGAAATCAATAAGCTACATCTTAATACTGTTCGTGCTCAACGCTTGTAATTTAAGTGATGAGATTATTAAAATAAACGCTGACTGGCAAATTTATTATGAAGGCAAACATAATGTAATCGCGGAAGGTAGAATGAAGGGGCGGTATTACGTTATACCATGTGAAGTTGTTAAATATTGCCACGATGAAAATTTTATTATAGTAATGCAAAATCCTCAAAGGGAATGCTTTTTGCAGATTGATACAATTGATTACAAGTATGGGTTAAACAAGGTTTATTATTGGATTGTTTTAAATAAGAGTGGTAAATTACTTGGTCCGATGAATATTGAAGAATTGAATCGGACCAGGAAATTATACAAAATACCTGATCAACTAAAATTGGAGACGGTGTTTGAAGTTATTCGCTATGAGTTACGTCAGATACAAAGTACTAAAATTCCGTGTTAG
- a CDS encoding SdrD B-like domain-containing protein, giving the protein MLTLILTAIGPCQSHSIAQITGQTWQDVNANGVLDDTEATQAQMNVTAYDGQGKRIASAVTYANGAYVLDVPPGQRVRRSLGNLSEVHMFYLRWIKVLIHSSPFCKTRRQISPLTTGWQNL; this is encoded by the coding sequence TTGCTTACCCTCATCCTCACCGCCATCGGGCCGTGTCAAAGTCACTCCATCGCCCAAATCACCGGCCAAACCTGGCAGGATGTCAATGCCAACGGAGTTTTGGATGATACAGAAGCCACACAGGCACAGATGAATGTAACGGCTTATGATGGACAGGGAAAGCGCATCGCCTCTGCTGTCACCTATGCCAACGGTGCTTATGTGCTGGATGTGCCTCCGGGACAGCGTGTGAGGCGGAGCTTAGGAAACCTGTCGGAAGTTCACATGTTCTATTTGCGATGGATTAAAGTACTAATACACAGCTCGCCATTTTGCAAAACTAGGAGGCAAATTTCGCCACTGACGACCGGTTGGCAGAATTTATAA